The Deltaproteobacteria bacterium genome includes a region encoding these proteins:
- a CDS encoding ABC transporter permease, which produces MKYHPLWELTRVRFLEFIRDPEAIFWVFVFPVILALVLGVAFTPGKSAALRVAVTGEKAGVLYGILGAVKSSGRPSETLLEPSVMEAAEAAKALKGGKTDLVAVAGPSFPQKLSFRLDPARPGAREAALAAEKRVQEAFGRKDPVLVTEERFTEKSGRYIDFLLPALIGFNIMSGCMWGMGYAIVDFRRKKLIKRFAATPMNRAHFLLAFILSRVGFLVAEAAILLVFAILVFKFAIAGSLTVFGLVCILTMSAFAGIALLIAARATSTESASGWMNLVQVPMWLFSGSFFSYDRFPEAFHPLIRLLPLTAFNDSARLVLNEGAGIGEIWSQCAILAVWGTIGFFLALRIFRWK; this is translated from the coding sequence TTGAAGTATCATCCCCTATGGGAACTCACCAGGGTCAGGTTCCTGGAATTCATAAGGGACCCGGAGGCCATTTTCTGGGTCTTCGTCTTTCCGGTGATCCTGGCCCTGGTTCTGGGGGTCGCCTTCACCCCCGGAAAAAGCGCGGCGCTCAGGGTAGCCGTTACCGGCGAAAAGGCGGGCGTGCTTTATGGGATTCTTGGGGCGGTAAAATCATCGGGCAGGCCCTCCGAAACCCTTCTGGAACCTTCGGTCATGGAAGCGGCGGAGGCCGCGAAGGCCCTCAAGGGCGGCAAAACGGACCTTGTGGCCGTGGCCGGACCATCCTTTCCCCAGAAGCTGTCCTTCCGCCTGGACCCTGCCCGGCCAGGAGCGCGGGAGGCCGCGCTCGCCGCAGAAAAGCGCGTGCAGGAGGCCTTCGGGCGCAAGGACCCGGTGCTTGTGACCGAGGAGCGCTTCACCGAAAAATCGGGCCGCTACATCGATTTTCTGCTGCCGGCCCTCATCGGCTTCAACATAATGAGCGGGTGCATGTGGGGCATGGGCTACGCCATAGTGGATTTCAGGCGCAAGAAGCTCATCAAGCGCTTCGCCGCGACCCCCATGAACCGGGCGCATTTCCTCCTGGCCTTCATTTTGTCCCGGGTGGGCTTTCTGGTGGCCGAAGCCGCCATTCTGCTGGTTTTCGCTATCCTGGTCTTCAAGTTCGCCATCGCGGGTTCGCTTACTGTTTTCGGCCTTGTCTGCATTCTCACCATGTCGGCCTTCGCCGGAATCGCCCTTCTGATCGCGGCCCGCGCCACGTCCACGGAATCGGCGTCCGGCTGGATGAACTTGGTGCAGGTGCCCATGTGGCTCTTTTCGGGCTCGTTTTTCTCCTACGACCGCTTTCCCGAAGCCTTTCACCCGCTGATCAGGCTCCTGCCATTAACCGCCTTCAACGACTCGGCAAGGCTCGTGCTGAACGAGGGCGCAGGGATAGGGGAAATCTGGTCCCAGTGCGCCATTCTTGCCGTATGGGGGACTATCGGCTTTTTCCTTGCTCTCAGAATTTTCCGGTGGAAATGA
- a CDS encoding alpha/beta hydrolase codes for MMEDFFDKITQAVLPDRESADVSQAVTRPDFNNRVRLSQGYVHYRWDGPETGPKVVLIHGFSAPIAVWERTAPALARAGFRVLSFDLYGRGFSDRPNVVYDENLFDTQVCELLDALEVKSPVHVMGLSMGGAISAIFTARHPERVENLVLIAPAGTPIDVPALARASVAPMLGAALMRIFGSLILEKGAATAFFKKTDGVDAFMDKYRAQMGFRGFRRAIMDTLANFDLTDQAASFAEVGRQKRPVMLIWGVHDTVVPYENHRMVLSLIPQAKFLSVPGTGHMPHWEDEKTVSAAIVDFLNNRWQPV; via the coding sequence AGGCCGTCCTGCCTGACAGGGAAAGCGCCGACGTTTCCCAGGCCGTGACGCGTCCCGATTTCAATAACCGGGTGAGGCTCTCCCAGGGCTACGTCCATTATCGCTGGGACGGGCCGGAAACAGGGCCGAAAGTGGTATTGATCCACGGTTTTTCAGCGCCGATCGCGGTGTGGGAAAGAACGGCCCCCGCCCTGGCCAGGGCGGGTTTCCGGGTGCTTTCATTCGATCTCTACGGCAGGGGATTTTCGGACAGGCCCAACGTGGTGTACGATGAAAATCTCTTCGACACCCAGGTATGCGAGCTTCTGGACGCGCTGGAAGTCAAAAGCCCCGTACACGTGATGGGCCTTTCGATGGGCGGGGCCATTTCCGCGATTTTCACCGCCCGCCACCCGGAGCGCGTGGAAAACCTGGTGCTGATCGCCCCGGCAGGCACCCCCATTGACGTCCCCGCCCTGGCCAGGGCCTCCGTAGCCCCCATGCTGGGAGCTGCGCTCATGCGGATTTTCGGAAGCCTGATCCTGGAAAAGGGCGCAGCCACGGCCTTTTTCAAAAAAACCGACGGCGTTGACGCCTTTATGGACAAGTACCGCGCCCAGATGGGTTTCAGGGGTTTTCGCAGGGCCATCATGGACACCCTGGCCAATTTCGACCTCACGGACCAGGCCGCCAGCTTCGCCGAAGTGGGACGCCAGAAAAGGCCGGTCATGCTGATCTGGGGAGTTCACGACACCGTGGTTCCGTACGAGAACCACCGCATGGTGCTGTCGCTCATTCCCCAGGCAAAATTCCTGTCCGTGCCCGGCACCGGCCACATGCCCCACTGGGAGGATGAAAAAACCGTCAGCGCGGCTATTGTCGACTTTCTGAACAATCGTTGGCAGCCTGTCTAA
- a CDS encoding ABC transporter ATP-binding protein, protein MTDSEKSPAIVCRGLVVAYGDFIAVDNLDLDVNRGECFGLLGPNGAGKTTAVEAFEGLNTKRAGTILILGRPWHKNENKNRSLREKIGVTLQETWFPDKLTVWETLRLFVSFHKNRADITALSESMGIAHKRDARVGNLSGGERQRLALACALAGKPEILFLDEPTTGLDPNARHGIWTGVEGFVKEGGTVLLTTHYMEEAARLCHRVGIMDQGTIRSLGTPEELIRMLPAPSLVELAINGEIARKAAETLKGVRLAQTRGDGSVLFTDDPVKVLPGLLSFLAENGLSHTTVKTRDATLEDVFMHLTGKTLTSP, encoded by the coding sequence ATGACTGATTCCGAAAAATCGCCCGCCATCGTCTGCCGTGGCCTGGTCGTGGCCTACGGGGATTTCATAGCGGTCGACAATCTCGACCTTGACGTGAACCGGGGGGAATGCTTCGGCCTTTTGGGCCCCAACGGGGCGGGAAAGACCACGGCTGTTGAGGCCTTCGAGGGCTTGAACACCAAACGGGCCGGAACCATTCTCATCCTTGGTCGGCCCTGGCATAAAAACGAGAACAAAAACCGCAGCCTCAGGGAAAAAATCGGGGTGACGCTCCAGGAGACCTGGTTTCCAGACAAGCTCACCGTCTGGGAGACCCTGCGGCTTTTCGTCAGCTTCCACAAAAACCGCGCCGATATCACAGCTCTTTCAGAATCAATGGGCATCGCCCACAAGCGGGACGCCCGTGTGGGAAACCTCTCCGGCGGCGAAAGGCAGAGGCTGGCCCTTGCCTGCGCCCTGGCCGGAAAGCCCGAAATACTCTTTCTGGACGAGCCCACCACCGGCCTTGACCCCAACGCCCGGCATGGCATCTGGACCGGAGTGGAAGGTTTCGTGAAGGAAGGCGGGACCGTGCTTCTTACCACCCATTACATGGAGGAGGCCGCGCGCCTCTGCCACCGGGTGGGCATAATGGACCAGGGGACCATAAGGAGCCTTGGAACGCCTGAGGAATTGATCCGAATGCTTCCCGCGCCATCTTTGGTGGAGCTTGCCATAAACGGCGAAATCGCCCGCAAGGCCGCCGAAACCCTGAAAGGGGTAAGGCTGGCGCAGACAAGGGGCGACGGCTCGGTTCTTTTCACGGATGACCCGGTCAAAGTTCTTCCGGGCCTTCTTTCCTTTCTGGCGGAAAACGGCCTTTCGCACACCACGGTCAAGACCCGTGACGCCACCCTGGAGGACGTTTTCATGCACCTTACCGGAAAAACACTTACAAGCCCGTAA
- a CDS encoding OmpH family outer membrane protein — MKKATYVIGAVLLLALVSAPAAFAADAGDRVGYVSLQRIMKETKVGQEAAKLLFDADKAKAESLKPLAESVVRLKKEAEDAKSPMDARKKAADEYAQAKKDYDRALQDAREELKAKDQALAGDVYKKADDVVKKVAQKRNYSIVIKDPTVMGFLDPRVDITEEVIKEMNK; from the coding sequence ATGAAAAAAGCAACTTACGTGATAGGGGCAGTTCTTCTTCTTGCACTGGTTTCGGCCCCCGCAGCCTTTGCCGCCGACGCCGGGGACAGGGTTGGCTACGTCAGCCTCCAGAGGATCATGAAGGAAACCAAGGTCGGCCAGGAAGCAGCAAAACTGCTTTTTGACGCAGACAAGGCCAAGGCCGAATCCTTGAAGCCCCTGGCCGAATCGGTCGTTCGCCTGAAAAAAGAGGCGGAGGACGCCAAATCCCCCATGGATGCCCGCAAGAAGGCGGCGGATGAATACGCCCAGGCCAAGAAGGACTATGACCGCGCACTTCAGGACGCCCGCGAGGAACTCAAGGCCAAGGATCAGGCCCTGGCCGGAGACGTCTATAAAAAGGCCGACGACGTGGTGAAAAAGGTGGCCCAGAAACGCAATTACAGCATCGTGATCAAAGACCCCACGGTGATGGGCTTTCTGGACCCAAGGGTGGATATCACCGAGGAAGTGATCAAAGAGATGAACAAGTAG
- a CDS encoding cobyrinate a,c-diamide synthase, with amino-acid sequence MVVPRIIFSALRGGSGKTIITTGVIAAWTKSGRSVTPFKKGPDYIDAGWLTLAALRPCRNLDTFMVPPNLVKSAFCRHSDPSSIAVIEGNRGLFDGMDTEGSTSTAELAKLLTCPVIMIADCTKSTRTVAAMILGCSHFDPHVDIRGVILNRVAGTRHENNVRANIERHVGIPVMGAIPNLSREDFPERHMGLVPAPEHEWAGAAVSRAAEVAEKYLDLNGLFSVAGSPILPGVSGHDACENIPPRKSGAGRRPRIGVVRDSAFQFYYPENIEALTEAGAEVVIVSLLPGAVLPDLDGLYIGGGFPETHARELSENADAREKVRAWAEAGLPIYAECGGLMYLSREIRLPSGTYPMAGVVPASISLCEKPAGHGYTMVRVTGQNPFYPVGTELRGHEFHYSKVESFEGDPASLAFSMNRGKGMIKGMDGFSANNVLATYTHIHALGTPDWAHAFVALAGGN; translated from the coding sequence ATGGTCGTGCCGCGCATAATATTTTCCGCCTTAAGGGGCGGATCGGGAAAAACCATAATCACCACGGGCGTAATAGCCGCGTGGACCAAAAGCGGCAGGAGCGTCACCCCCTTCAAAAAAGGGCCGGATTACATTGACGCAGGCTGGCTCACCCTTGCGGCACTTCGTCCGTGCAGGAACCTGGACACCTTCATGGTTCCGCCAAATCTCGTCAAATCCGCCTTCTGCCGCCACTCCGATCCCTCCTCCATCGCGGTGATCGAGGGCAACCGGGGCCTTTTCGACGGCATGGATACCGAAGGCTCCACCAGCACGGCGGAGCTTGCCAAGCTCCTCACCTGCCCGGTCATAATGATAGCGGACTGCACCAAGTCCACCCGCACCGTCGCCGCCATGATCCTTGGCTGCTCCCATTTCGACCCCCACGTTGACATAAGGGGCGTGATTTTGAACCGCGTGGCCGGAACCCGGCACGAGAACAACGTGCGCGCCAACATCGAGCGCCACGTTGGAATCCCGGTGATGGGGGCCATACCCAACCTTTCCCGCGAGGACTTCCCGGAGCGCCACATGGGCCTTGTTCCGGCCCCGGAGCACGAGTGGGCCGGGGCGGCGGTTTCCCGCGCAGCCGAAGTGGCGGAAAAATACCTGGATTTGAACGGCCTTTTTTCCGTGGCCGGCTCGCCCATTCTGCCGGGTGTTTCCGGGCATGACGCCTGCGAAAATATCCCTCCCCGAAAATCAGGCGCGGGCAGGCGTCCAAGAATTGGCGTGGTGCGTGACAGCGCCTTCCAGTTCTACTACCCGGAAAACATCGAGGCCCTTACCGAAGCAGGAGCCGAGGTGGTTATCGTAAGCCTGCTTCCGGGCGCGGTTCTCCCGGACTTAGACGGCCTCTACATCGGCGGCGGCTTCCCGGAAACCCACGCGCGCGAGCTTTCCGAAAACGCCGATGCCCGCGAGAAGGTGCGCGCCTGGGCCGAAGCCGGGCTTCCCATCTACGCCGAGTGCGGCGGGCTCATGTACCTTTCCCGCGAAATAAGGCTGCCTTCGGGAACCTACCCCATGGCGGGCGTTGTTCCGGCCTCCATAAGCCTTTGCGAAAAACCTGCAGGACACGGATACACGATGGTGAGGGTGACGGGCCAAAACCCCTTTTACCCGGTGGGGACCGAGCTTCGCGGCCACGAGTTCCACTATTCCAAGGTTGAATCCTTTGAAGGAGACCCCGCATCCCTCGCCTTTTCCATGAACCGGGGCAAGGGAATGATAAAGGGGATGGACGGCTTTTCCGCCAACAACGTCCTCGCCACCTACACCCACATACATGCCCTGGGAACGCCGGACTGGGCCCACGCATTTGTTGCCCTCGCTGGCGGTAATTAA